taatgtataacccAAAAATAGATTTCTTACAACCATTCTAATCATATCGGTTACTCTTTGGTATAGGTAGGgttcaattaatttttgttttttgttttaacttttaaaatatcacctcaaaatatactattattaaaatatttcatttacaaatatgttcttgaagaagcacTTCAATTCTTCACCAAGAAGGCAAGAATGTAAAATTTTCTTGTCATATTGTTTGATCTTAAACATTTAATAGGAGTGCTTGCATAGATTTTGATGTATTGTTTGATAGagtatttatcttttaattttaaacctaATTAATCAAAAGGCTAATTAAAGAGCAAAGACCCAAAGTTGTCCGGTCACTTGAGGCTAGGATCTaggttatatttatattttaaaaatattataaaatataacatattgttaatataaaatatatttacatacacGTAAGGTTATTCAGTTCAGTTCAAGAATTTTttagttcttttcatgaattaaaaaaaCCATTCCAATTGTTCGggataattttacttttaaataaaagtccacaattttattgaaaaattgacATGAATCAGTTAGGTTCAGTcgatttttcatattcttttgacactaaattatcaattttaatgaaaacatatataagatgtttaaaattatacataaaaaataatttattatgtatgtatagttataaaatatatgtatatatttgttgGTTCGATTAggttttttctttgatttttttggaTTAAATCAAAGTCAAACCaaatattatcaatttttttaaaaaatgaaaaaccaagtcaaatcaaatcaaatattattaatttttaaagatgtAAAACCAAATTAAAGAATATCCAAATATAGTTGATTTGGTTCTATTTTGCAATTTGAATAGGTTTtaatctaaaccctaaacacacCCCTATCGGTAGGAGTAAAAGTTGTACTACAATccataaataaaacaacaaaaatatcacTAGTTTGGACTCAAAAACAAATCTTAGGAATTTTTTTGGACCTAAAGATGGAAGAAGGCTATTTATGAGCCATTTTCCATAGATTAAGGGTACTTATGAGCCTTTAATAGACATGTTAGTGTAATTaagtagtttttttcttttcatatatatataaatgagggAAAATGTCCAAGAATACCCTTAACATATTGGAGAAGGTTTAAAAATATCTGCCATCCatcttttggtctaaaaataaaTTCCATCTTTGTTTTTGGTTCATAGATACCCCTCTTTCCACCCTTTGGTCTAAAAATTCTCTCAAAccaaaattgaattgaattctTTTACTAATTAGTTCatgcttttatttgttttgaaacatatttttttatttattcaaattcttaATATTAGCTCATCTcaacatattaaaaataattaagtctaattatatttaaaataaaaagttaattttttttacgcAATCTTATCTCTGGCGGTTTTTGATTAAGCAAAAAGATATAGAGGGAAGCTGAGCCTGACcataattgtgtatctaatTATAGTTTccatttcttgaaatctctctctctcccNNNccccccccccccaaaaaaaaaaaaaaaaaaaaaaacaaaaaaacaaaaaaaactccCTTCTTATGTCTTAGTGCCAtttggatgggcttttaagtttgtttttgacTTGTGAGAGTATTTGACAATTATAAGaacaattaaaataagtcaaaagtaacttaaaataagttaaaagtaGGGTGACccctatattttttttaaacttaaaagtCATTCTACTTTGACAAGTATATTACTTTTTTacccttaattttttaaaacaattccCAAATTCTTTCATGTGATCTatttgttggaatgtatgcgtccacttaTCAGTTAAGGACCAGGTCCTTTGACTCAGCAAGAACAGTAACTAAAAATATGCGTCCACTTGTTTTGATGGGACCAGATCCTCAGCACAGTTACAATAACAAACAGTAAAATaagtgctgaaagtaaagattgaacAAAcaattttacgtggaaacctccttgctcaagggagtaaaaccacgacctgtctcaACAATCCTTTTCAAACTGCTTCTACTAATCTTCTCAAAGCAAAAGTAAAAATCAGTTTACAACCACACATAGAGATTAACCTCCTAATCTCTACACTAAGTAATACAACGATTACTTAACCGAGCCTAAGCAGATGCCACACTGCCCACTAATTAAGCTATCACCCctagataacttagactttgcTAAGCGGATACCACACCGCCCACTAAACCACCTAACTCTAGATGATttagaatttgactaagcagatacaacactgcccactaaatCAGTTAACTCTAATCGACTTAGACTTTTtagaaaatgaaacaaaatatcTAAATCCTTTATAGAATAGGAACATATTTACAATGTAAGCACATAAGACACAAAGTTCTAAATACAACAAGATGCTTTAGCACTCCATCTGGTCCCTTGTTGTTATGAACAATGTTCTTCTTTGAAGATGACCTTCTCTTTTCAAGCTTGtgaattttcaaagaaaatccaagtttttgtttgccaaatcttgagtttgtgtATTTTGGAAAGAGATGATATAAATCAACACAAACTCGTTGAAACACTCCTATTGGCTGAAAGCCTGCTGTTCAGAAAAGTTTCTCACCTACCACATCAGAGGTGGAAGCTTTTTTGACGGCTGTCTTGTCACCTTTCATATCGCAGTCTTgcaggaccaggtcccttgcaaaCTTCTTTGTGGGTTCTTGAAAAGGCTTGCTGGCTGACTTCCTTCTTAAGGatgaatgaatttaatatgGTGTTTGTCATGTAGAAAATATCAACCATAAAGAGTTATTACCATTGGACAAACATCCTCGTTCATTCTGATTGGTGTAGTACGCTGAGTCGCTGACGCCTCACCAACCTCTGACATGACAACTTTACAGCTATACCCCATTATAAATCTGGATGAGAGAACTCTGCCTGGGACCAGGTTCCTGCATTTGTGAGACACTGAAGCATACAATCTCGTCCGCTCTTTCAATTGGGGTAGGACACTGCACTTTTCACCTGCACTTTTCACCTACCACCTGACATGACAGCTTTACAACTGTACTCCATTTGTATCTGGACGAGAGCATTCTACCAGGGACTAGGTGGGCATTTGTGATAACactattcaaattatatatttttgaaatttaaaataagttgcacattaaaaattaacttaaatattaagttattgaaattgaattaaaatataaattaattttattttaatttttcttagaaATAAAAACCTTAGATTAACAacacttatttgccaaacacatcaataattttttttcaactgcaacttttttatccaaacacataacttcttatttttaaaataactttcagcactttaaaaagttattttttttaagtcgtCCCAAACGGGCTCTTATTTATCGTGGTCACTGACccaaaataacaataacaataatataaaaaaaaaactctttccCCCCTATTTACAATCAATGATCTCAAATAAGAACACCTATCACGAAATCTTGAGAAagcaaaatttcttttttttgtttcttatttacTGTCATTGATCATatttaaaatcttaaatattAACTACTTATATAATCAGTCAAATTTtgtcttttttcctttattccTCGTCACTATAATTTTTCACaacataataaatttatttttttattttaaatataattagacTTAAATATTTTGGGATGAGCTAATATtaagaatttgaataaaaaaagaattatttaattagtaaaaaaattcaattcaattttgaTTGAGGGGGCTTTTAGACAGGTGAAAGGAAGAgtatttttaaaccaaaatatAAACCAAGGGTATCTTAAAACCTTTTCTAATATATATTAGGGGTATTTTTGGTCATTTCCTCCCATATAGATACAGATGCCTATACAAATATGAGAGAGGGCCATAAGCTGAAGCAAAGAAAAGTGAGATTGTAATAGCGGGTTCTGCACATATTTTGGTGCTTCATTTCCTCGAGAATTTTGcaaaattaaacttttatgCAAGGGTAGCCCTGAAATTCTTCTTCTCTTGCTAATTACTTTCTACTACTAATTTTATTGAGATATTGGGGGTAGGGTTTTGGGATTCAACCTTAAATATAGTTTTCAATCCTTCAACTTGAATGTGTTTATTTAAGAATTTATTGTTGGGATTGTCATAATAGCCATTAATGATGTTTTTTCAAGGAGATGAGTTTAGCTTATATGATTTATCTGGTAGATTAACCCCCAAATTGAGTATCTTGACGGTATATGCAATTCGATCCTTTTAATAGACAAATCTCAATTTGTGAATTTCTTTATTCTTTGTGATATTGACCACATTTCTCatctttatttgcattttagtGGAATGAGTATAttatacaacaaaaacaaaccCATTGTAGTCCCGTAAGTGGTTGTCTGTGTGGAGGCTAGAGTGTCCGCAGAGCTTATGCCTAtaactcgtggaggtagagaggctgtttctgAAAGACACTTAGGAAATGAGTATTATATCGTTTCTAAATTGTGACTTTATAATGGTCGCTGTATTCTGCACGTTGGATCTTCTACTATTCTATGTTCTGCCCGAAAGTGTGCTAATCTCTATGTGCTGTGGAGCTGAGTATCTTATTCTGCGATAGGTGTTCCTTTATTATAaatagacataatacataagtATGCCCTTAATTTGGTCTTAGCTCACATTTATGCCATCCAATTTTCAGTGTGCACAATAGATACTTATGTTGGGATATATTCTATTAACCAtatgttaagaaataatatttattatagaataaatatttgctcaattttaacagatcatatattcgtttatgatGTCTATTTagttatatagtagatgatttagtgtgtagagttttagcttatacattTAGATGGAAGCGTGACTCTGATAACAATTGTTGaaaaactatatgcacagcgAAAGCATAGCAGGATCTtactgcttacatgaataataaataaccaaatcgtttatgctagaacacatataatatgctagaacacataaacttgctgaaatttaattcaagaattacctACGTGTCCTACATGttatcctacatgacaattgcgtcctacgtggtgtcctacatgtattatgccacATACTCCTcttgtgtctacttgttcaactttatacgagtttaattaattatttgtgtaCACctaaagttggagggcataaatatgaaatgaggccaagttaaagggtaaatttatgtattatgccttataAATATCCTTGTTCAAGCATTAGTGCAAAGACTAAGaagattcttctttttcttgttcaCACCCACATCCAGGATATCacaattttcttgattttcttttatatatactGGGTTCATTTCTCCACTGCTATCACTTGTTCTATTTCACTGTGGGGAGAGGAGAGGGGAGGAGAAATTAGCAAAAGATCTTCTGTTTGAGAGTTTGCTTTGAGTGCTTTCCCTTTAATGTATCTTCATGGATTTTCACGAATCAAAGGGGTGAATATATCGCCCAAGAGCGGTCTGGACACCATGGTTATCAAAATTTACCTGATTAATTCCCTGTCTTAACTTTCTGCAGGGAAGAGGAGTTGATGGTTTAATTGTTTGTCTTAGCATATGCTGTAGCTACAATTACACAATTGTACGGCAAATTTTCTTCATTGATCTAAACTGGACTAAAATGAGCACCAAGGAACTAGAGACATACCTATCTGAAGTTGGAAGCTCAAATCAGTTAGAgacaaataattcaaaatatgtcTCTCATGTCAAGAAGCTACTATATCGACGAATGCTGGTTGGTATAAGTGATGGAAGGTTCTTTCTAGGTACATTTTATTGTATTGATAAGCAAGGAAACATAATTCTTCAAGATGCAGTCGAGTACCGTAGCACTAGAAGATCTGCCCCTTCTCCAATGGAACAGCGAGTTCTTGGTCTCATTTTAATCCCTTCCTTATGCCGGAAAACATGTCATGTGGATTGTTCTATTGACGAACAGTTGTCCCTAATGTCGCTTGGGGAGCAAAAGTCTTAATTATTCGTGGCGATAAACTTGATCCAATTGGATGAACATCTTCCCTGTTTGATTCATCGTGACAATtgattatttcattttcaagtGTGAACTTTACTGGTGTTATATTATCATATGTTTTACTCTTCTAGGAAGAAGCTGATGAGTCTGTCATCGATAAACTTGTCATTTTCTGCTGCATTCCTCTCTCTAATGTTCCTTATGGATGGTTTCCTCCTACCATGATACCCCTGCCCCTGATCCATTATAAAGTTCCAATTTCGACGACTAGGCCCTGGGGCTTTCTAGTAGTAAGAAAGCAACACGTGATGTGGATAAGTACACTTCACAAGTTTGAATCTTGTTAGGGGGAACTGTTGATGTGTAAGTGGAGAAAGATCGTAGGACAGgtccattatccaccgagtttcaAAGCATGCACCATTAGTCCTCGGGGATATCTCagttataagaaaaaatatgttttgatgACCAGTGTAAGCGAAACAGTTGGTAGACCAGTCGGCAAGGAGTGTCAATGATGCATATGACAATTTATTACTTCACTGATCTGTGTCCAGTTAATTTTGACCTTTGataagaggtttttttttttttttggttcttttGGTAAAAAGTGGGTCGTTTTGTTGGTGGTTAGAGAGGAGTTACCCATGTATTAGAACTAGCATGActttatacattgtttggttaaATGGAGGAAAGTAATCTTCCCATAGAATTTAGCATAAGTTACACAATGTTCAGTTGGTTCTCTTCACACAAAACATAATATTGAATACAGTGTTTGgttcatgtttttcttttccaCATAAGAAAAATGAATTGTGAAAGCTACAAGAGTAGCAGTTAATAACATGGTCTTTTCCCAGCTCTAAAAGGAAGCCTTTTTTGTCAAGTTAATACCATCCAATGAACAAACTAAAGCTGCATTAAGGATCAAAGGTACCACTCAAAGAGATGAAAAATTGTTAATGTTGGATCATGGAATATTTATAGTCAAGAATTATCTACATGATGAAATATGTATCACAAGCGCTAAGAGCTATAGCTCGGAATTCGCTTATGAGTGAGCTTCCTTCCTTATGCTTTGGCCTGACCTTCCTTCAAGTAACTTTCTGATTACAGATATTCAATATCTGTCTTTGTAACTTGTTCCATAAACGATCAGGTAAGGTATGGTCCGTACAACTGTGTCAATCGGTATGGCAAAGTTAACCCCCGAGGACATACCCGAGCCTGCAACATGAAAGAAATCTCAAAAGCAATTAGAAATTTCCTCAGATTTCATCCTTTTCTGATCACTAAGTTTctgtatatataaaatatttatgaagaCTAGGTCACCAGAGAGTATTAAACTCCTGTGAAGCAGCAAGAAAAGTAGATGCTCATTAAAGATCAAGTAACTGAAATGACTATTACAGATTCACCTGTCCAACTCTACAGCATCAAATAAGTGTGAGCTTTAATTTCTTTCAGATCACACGATTTTGCAGGACGCGACTTAaggctatgttgctcggattcTTCAAGAATGCTGCAGGGTGCGTGTtaaatcctccaaaagtagtggaTTATTGGAGGAACCGATACGGGTGtgacaacatttttggagagtgaGCAACGAAGGCTAAAGGTCCTTTAGTAAAATCACAAAATGACGTAACCTGTAGGCTAATTAAGATTCAATAGTAAATATGTTAATCATTCTAGAATTGTGTGCTAAGTAGGCTTCTACATACTTCATCATAGGCCATTAGGGATGGTGAACTACAGCTTTTGTAATAGGCATAGGCTCTTAACCTTGTGATTAGGCTTGGATTATAATCTAAGCCAATCCAATTTTCTAACCTAGAAACCAAGCTTGATATACCACatttctaattaaataaatttaaattttaccaAACTACGACTATAATTTTGATCATGTAACTATGGATGCAGCCAGATTAGCGAAATTCCCGAGCAGTCACTAGGATTAGTAAGCTTCTAAATTTCTACTGTTCTATGCTAATTCAGCTCTATTCTTGACAAACTCTTAGAAAGGAATAACCTCTGATCCTTCTGAGGGATTAATGATAAAATGCACATCTTTTACACCTTGTTATGCAAAGCACAATCCGTAACAAGCTTTTAGATAGCCGAAACGTTAATGCCAAATAATAAGAAGTTATGTTAATT
This genomic stretch from Solanum stenotomum isolate F172 chromosome 10, ASM1918654v1, whole genome shotgun sequence harbors:
- the LOC125842476 gene encoding uncharacterized protein LOC125842476 is translated as MSTKELETYLSEVGSSNQLETNNSKYVSHVKKLLYRRMLVGISDGRFFLGTFYCIDKQGNIILQDAVEYRSTRRSAPSPMEQRVLGLILIPSLCRKTCHVDCSIDEQLSLMSLGEQKS